Proteins encoded in a region of the Anguilla anguilla isolate fAngAng1 chromosome 10, fAngAng1.pri, whole genome shotgun sequence genome:
- the LOC118206421 gene encoding diacylglycerol kinase kappa-like: MPTPELTPESGPKLTLAFSHDSTPEIVFDFSPESAPDLGLDSAPESCLKPVPELATELISDSTLVLVPDSTLECAQEVDPELAYKPTPEYAPEAGPELAHNPTPESAPKVGPELTHHLPPECTPEMGPQQVHKPTLESAPEVGLQLAHKPSPESSPEMCPEQAHKPTPECAPERGPQQAHKPTPESALEMDSDLTHKPTPDCAPESLQVGLTSTPESALDLVLGSTTELGPTPNSPHHSATKLAPAFTPELASDSSSEVNPDSTAMLAPDLVPDSTSELVLGCTPELEPVAVKDRIQEEKLVEEREESFRSAPQPSEKSLLVIDMSKRIIYFFFKRLRLCRSPAACLHLQSEVSKV, translated from the exons ATGCCCACACCTGAGCTGACCCCTGAATCTGGCCCCAAGTTAACTCTTGCCTTCAGCCATGACTCTACCCCTGAGATAGTCTTTGACTTCTCGCCTGAATCTGCCCCTGACTTGGGCCTTGACTCTGCCCCTGAATCCTGCCTTAAACCTGTCCCTGAGCTAGCCACTGAATTAATCTCTGACTCCACCCTTGTTCTGGTGCCTGACTCCACCCTTGAATGTGCCCAAGAGGTGGACCCTGAGCTGGCCTATAAGCCAACCCCTGAATATGCCCCAGAGGCAGGCCCTGAGTTGGCCCATAACCCAACCCCTGAATCTGCCCCGAAGGTGGGCCCTGAACTGACCCATCACCTACCCCCTGAATGTACCCCAGAGATGGGCCCTCAGCAGGTCCATAAGCCAACCCTTGAATCTGCCCCAGAAGTGGGACTTCAACTGGCCCATAAGCCATCCCCTGAATCTTCCCCAGAGATGTGCCCTGAACAAGCCCATAAACCAACCCCTGAATGTGCcccagagaggggccctcagcAGGCCCATAAGCCAACCCCTGAATCTGCCCTAGAGATGGATTCTGATCTGACCCATAAGCCAACCCCTGACTGTGCCCCAGAATCCCTTCAGGTGGGCCTTACCTCCACCCCTGAATCTGCCCTGGATCTGGTCCTCGGCTCCACTACTGAACTGGGCCCAACCCCTAATTCCCCTCATCACTCAGCCACCAAGCTGGCCCCTGCCTTCACCCCTGAACTGGCCTCTGACTCTTCCTCTGAGGTGAACCCTGACTCTACAGCTATGCTGGCCCCTGACCTGGTCCCTGATTCTACCTCTGAGCTGGTCTTGGGCTGCACCCCTGAGCTGGAACCTGTTGCAGTCAAAGACAGAATCCAG gaGGAGAAGCTtgtagaagagagagaggaaagttTTCGGTCGGCCCCCCAGCCCTCAGAGAAAAGCCTGCTGGTGATTGACATGTCAAaaagaataatatattttttttttaaacggcttCGATTGTGCCGCAGTCCTGCTGCATGCCTTCACTTGCAAAGTGAAGTCAGCAAGGTCTAA